Proteins from one Salinispora arenicola genomic window:
- a CDS encoding SCO5389 family protein codes for MSLTVPPSLLQAAESGPVDDDAFVSCVRESLPYAWQTVSRVAAELKSSDDADFADNVIPPPTEDERGQLLRALASDAIRSSLERHFGVKLAFQNCHRVAAFRPSAVDSETYRRFVSIRGQLLNQSPELRNC; via the coding sequence ATGTCTCTCACCGTGCCGCCAAGCCTGTTGCAGGCCGCCGAATCCGGCCCTGTCGACGACGATGCCTTCGTCTCCTGCGTCCGCGAGTCCCTGCCGTACGCCTGGCAGACCGTCAGCCGCGTGGCGGCGGAGCTCAAGTCCTCCGACGACGCCGATTTCGCCGACAACGTCATACCGCCGCCAACCGAGGACGAGCGGGGTCAGCTCCTACGCGCACTGGCCAGCGACGCCATCCGGTCCAGCCTCGAACGCCACTTCGGCGTGAAACTGGCCTTCCAGAACTGCCACCGCGTCGCGGCGTTCCGCCCGTCCGCCGTCGACTCGGAAACCTACCGCCGCTTCGTGTCCATCCGTGGTCAGCTGCTCAACCAGTCTCCCGAGTTGCGTAACTGCTGA
- a CDS encoding SAM-dependent methyltransferase, whose amino-acid sequence MTKNASKQAQIPNSGRIIDHWRGGVHHLPADAEAAKAFCDLYPGFPQVYRTLQEFVGRAAQAVADEGVNQFLLLGAGIPTQGNVHEVLPGARVLYTDIDAVNIALGSEILATTQGVEYTYCDATDLGTLDQESMERVLDPTAPIGIILTGITVSLQADAAHKLLSDIFDWAPTGSYLMVDFDGEALASYPVIKERIIDQADKPLHLRGPEQIRPLLGRWQLTDDGICPVDTWRNPAPQPDKVFMYGCVSYKP is encoded by the coding sequence ATGACAAAAAACGCGTCGAAACAAGCGCAGATCCCGAACAGCGGCCGCATTATAGATCACTGGCGCGGCGGGGTACACCACCTGCCGGCGGACGCGGAAGCAGCCAAGGCATTCTGTGACCTGTACCCAGGATTTCCCCAGGTCTACCGCACGTTGCAGGAGTTCGTCGGTCGCGCCGCCCAGGCCGTCGCGGACGAGGGAGTCAACCAGTTCCTGCTGCTCGGTGCCGGTATCCCGACGCAGGGCAATGTACATGAGGTTCTTCCCGGGGCCCGGGTTCTCTACACCGACATCGACGCTGTCAACATCGCACTTGGCAGTGAGATTCTTGCCACAACACAGGGGGTGGAATACACCTACTGCGATGCGACGGATCTTGGCACCCTCGATCAGGAATCGATGGAACGAGTCCTCGACCCTACCGCACCTATCGGTATAATATTGACAGGCATAACGGTATCGCTTCAGGCGGACGCTGCCCATAAACTGCTGTCCGACATTTTTGACTGGGCACCCACGGGCAGCTACCTGATGGTGGATTTCGACGGGGAGGCCCTGGCCTCCTATCCAGTCATCAAAGAAAGAATTATCGACCAGGCCGACAAGCCGCTACACCTACGCGGTCCCGAGCAGATCCGACCGCTACTCGGGCGCTGGCAGCTGACCGACGACGGTATCTGCCCAGTCGACACCTGGCGCAACCCGGCGCCGCAGCCAGACAAGGTATTCATGTACGGCTGCGTGTCCTACAAGCCGTGA